A region from the Pelobates fuscus isolate aPelFus1 chromosome 3, aPelFus1.pri, whole genome shotgun sequence genome encodes:
- the LOC134601515 gene encoding uncharacterized protein LOC134601515, which yields MNGHFSMVDYPKDFSLRIHNVEKNDLDTYCCSVRTSEGEFKVKHGTELVIEGSRDNLGSSVHQPQASSAHLGGSATIKCSYSTFNEREPMETTIYWTAGSPQGLFAFHPAQDMIDSTYRGRTKLTNNTDLQITGVQVNDDTVYYCLVMLKFCVVNPILRTNINYGIGTRLRIREFISSQWPFYVILAVRFTVFCIVIICGILGYRGIKRITAVSKSG from the exons ATGAATGGGCACTTCTCTATGGTGGATTATCCTAAGGATTTCTCCCTGCGTATACATAATGTAGAAAAGAATGATCTGGATACTTACTGCTGTTCGGTGAGAACCAGTGAAGGAGAATTTAAAGTAAAACATGGCACAGAGCTGGTGATTGAAG GATCAAGAGACAATTTGGGATCAAGTGTTCATCAGCCACAAGCCTCTTCAGCCCACTTAGGAGGCTCGGCCACCATTAAATGTTCATACAGCACATTCAATGAGAGAGAACCCATGGAAACTACAATTTATTGGACAGCTGGCAGCCCTCAGGGACTTTTCGCTTTTCATCCAGCTCAGGATATGATTGATTCAACGTACAGAGGAAGAACAAAGCTGACAAACAATACAGATTTGCAAATAACAGGGGtacaagtaaatgatgacactgTATATTATTGCTTGGTGATGCTCAAATTCTGTGTTGTAAATCCCATTTTACGTACAAATATCAACTATGGAATTGGAACCAGATTAAGAATAAGAG agttCATTTCTTCGCAATGGCCTTTCTATGTTATCCTTGCGGTCCGATTCACTGTGTTCTGCATTGTTATTATCTGTGGTATTCTTGGATATAGGGGCATCAAAA GAATTACTGCAGTAAGCAAAAGTGGATAG